The window TAAAAAGAGACATCTCCCAGTTCTAATTTGCATGTCGTTGCCAAAACTGATCAAtgatgtgttgtgctgtgttcacCAAGCTCAATCCCTAAGAATAGATTGTGCATTTTCTCATGGGGATATAAAagtaggagaaagaggggaggattgGAACGGAACAAAGATTATACAAATGAAACAATTCTTTAGGGAGAACTATTGGAATGAATATAATCCACAACGTACAAAGCCTTCAAATCTCCTGAAACAAAAGGAGATCAGAGGAAAAGGGCCAGGCTCTGAGCCATTCTTACAGCAATTTGAGTTTAAAATCATTATCGGTTCGAAAAACAAACTAATTAGAATGCGGTAACAGAACTGGAGAATGGAAAACAAATGAAAAGAAAACGTGAAATAAAAGTCTGTCCCCAGATAATGATTAAAACTAAACGGTAATCGGAAGCGCTAAAGATGGTGGCTTTAGCTTAACGCCAATTAGGCAGAGAGATTGTGGGGAAACAAGCTATAAGCAAGAGAAGATTGGTGTACTATTTACCCACACATTTATAGACTTGATCGTCTTCATCTTTTAGTTTCATAATGCCACATAGTCCAACTAGCAAAGACACCTATGCAGGGAGCATGTGGATATATACAGACTCtctaaacatttttaaaagtaggcCCCCTGTATGGTATGAGGGAGCTGACTGTGCTTGGTTGCCTTGCTAATCACTGTGAGTGCACTGACTGTACCTACCGGAACATAAGCTCTCAGTGCCTATTCTGCCTAATTAAATAACTGTATCTGAAGCTTGGGCCAGACTGGGTAATTAAAACTGCCAGAGACCTCCAGAGCATGTCCTAGAGATTAGCATTCACCATGCCATGGATGACGCAAGGAGAGACAAACAAACAACAGCCGCTCAGAATGCAGGAGCTCTCCGAGTCACTGCTCAGAGGAGAAAGTGAGTCCACGGGGCAGAGGGAGcgtaggagaaggagagagacagacagaggtggagaccaaaagagagagctagagaaagatACAGTAGAGACTGTAGTAAAAAAATATCTATAAATGGTATACTCTCTGTTCAGACACCTCCGTCGTCTGTTTGAGACGAACACACCAGGGGTGCTATGCAGCTCGTAAGTGTGTCTGCCTTACCTTTACGTGTGGCCTACTGCGTCGGAGAAGGACCTCTTGAATAAGTCTGTCTGTGTAGTATCCCAGTATGATATGCAGTGTGCTTggcacacacatgcatgaacCAGATGGTCAATCTAATTAAAAGTGCAATGTCCTAGTTGTAGAAAGAATGCAAGGCACTGCTTCCATAACAGCTTGGCTTACCTGACGGTGTGTTTACAGTTGCGGAAGCCATCGGCAAAGTGAGCAAAGCTGCCACACGCCACAATTGTAATTGCTAAGCATGTCCCATTGCAGTTAGCACAGGTCTTAGAACAGCCATTAAGAGTAAGCAAGACTACTATCCCTAAAGCTGGTTTCGATGTGTAGGCCCACAGGTGCAAGATCACTGCCTGCAAGTAAGCTGCCAATTATGTTAGGTGCTGCATGTCCGTATCAAGCCACAAATAGCGTTACCTTTGACATCAAACTGCACTCTTTAATGCATGAAGCCGGTAGCATCAGCCAGACACTGCAATTATCACTGTCTAGAGGCTGTCTCGAGGTGCAGTTATTCTGCCGATGGTATGATAGGCAATGGAAGGTGTCACCTTAGCCTACCAACGTTGAATAAATTCATAGCAAGTAAGAGTAAATATATATTGCCGCCCATGACTCATTAGCTACTCACTGAGTGCTGGGTATCATCACTGaggtgaaagaagaagagagagagacaggagggaggaatACAAGAGAAAGAAAGATCCCATCTGTTTAATCAAGTGCACATTCTGGAATTAGTTTCGATAACATACAAAGGGAATTATATAATTGGATATTCCCTTTTCACGCTACTGTCAAAGACAGATCAGAGCGTTTTTGTTCCTTTATAAATGGGTTTTCGTGTTCGTTTACCATTTTGAAGATCTTGGACAGGGTTCCGCTGTCGCCTGCACCGGCCTTCTTCGCCTTGGCGGATCCTGTTGACTTCTGAGACACCCGGGAAGAGAGCATGGGTGAGGTAAGACACCGGGAGACATTGTTGTTGTCACCTAGCATGGTGGCCCAGTCAGTGTGTGCTTTTGCCAGCTCGTCTCTGTGTTTGTTCGTCTAAATGATTTACTAATGGCTAAAAAGCGGCATCGTGTACATATCTTACGTGGGTATTGCATGGTTGTTTAAAGAATGTTTTCTGATAATATCATGTTGCCTGAAAACAATAGAAGCGACAGCGTCGTCCCCAGGCTCAACTGAAAGCCAGCAGGTGACGAGGTTATAGAAAAGATGGCCTTCGAGTCAGTGACTCTTATCACGGAGTGAAATTTTACCTACAGTTTTGAACTAGTCTAGCCTAGATCAAAAAGTGGCTCATTGGAGCAAATCAATCTGAGTCAAAGTGGAAGTGCTTCCACTTAAGCACTTTCTAAATTCAATCTCAGTAACAGCTGAGCTGTGGCTGCTCTGACTCTCACAGGGGGGGGTTTAGACTGGGAACCGTTCACGCAAAACTCCAATAAACATGCATGAGGATGAATGAAATGTTGGGGGAGGAACACTTCAAAGTGTTATTTAAAGATCCCTTAAAAGGTCTCATCCCTTTTCACTGTTATTTTACCCACACAATGTTAACTGTTATGTGTGACTCATAacatctacaacacacacacactcacacacacactcacacacaccagcggaggctgctgaggggaggacggctcataataatggctggaatggagtaaatggaatgggcATCAAACGCGGTTTCCATGTAGCTGATACAATTCCATTGAATCCGTTCCAggcattactatgagccgtcctcctcatCATCAGCAGCCAccactgacacatacacacacagagacacacacaaagacacaaacgcatgtgcacacacacacaaatcacacacacgtgcatgcacgCTCGCACAGGGGCCAACAGGGGCCAAGAGAAGAGGACGAAGCAAATAAGAAAAAGCAGGATTAAGTTGCTGGTTATCATACCAAAAGGGAAAAACGACTTCAGCAAATAAAGAACTGGATATTCAATTGAGCCGGAGGCGGAGAGCTTGCCAAACAAAACCACTCAAAACATGATTTAATAAAATAGAAAAACCGATGAGGGCGTTATGCATGTATGCTTGGATTACAACAAGCTCTCGAGCCTTAAGATGGTTACAGAATAGACTGTTTTAAAGAACGGCCGGGGATTTTTCTCTTCGTTTGCTTTAGCTGTAGCGTTTAACCACGTACCTGGCCTAGTTTCGCAGTCATTGCCGTCCACTGGACAAGGACACGtacgagacagagacagggaatagACAGGGGTGAgacacaggggtgaggggaggagagttAATCACTCAGGCCTTACACAGAGCAAAGGCAGTGCAGCATGAAGAGACGAGTCCACAtccagggcagagcagagcagagcaaggcAGACGCTCGCGTCACCAGAGAGAGCACAGACTCAGCGACATACGCTCAGTGACATCACATGTTATTAACAAAGCCAAATACACAATCCCATCCAAAGACAAAAACAACCTTCTACTCCTCAATTGGACAATATTGACAAAGAGTAAGAGTAAATAGGGCTCACCCTAGACTTAGGAGGGGCAGGGGACACCTgaggggagagagtgacagagatcTTTAGAAATACAATAGATGAGGGTTTTTCtcattacattttagtcatttagaagacactcttatccagagcgacttacaggatcaaatagggttaagtgccttgctcaagggcacatcaactgATTTTTCACCTAgctggctcagggattcgaaccagtgacctttcgtttactggcctAAAGTTATTTctactgctaggctacctgctcttaactGGTAGACTACCTGATGCCCTCATATCATCAAGTCAAACATCAACAGTGGAAAACTATGCAAATGGGGTGACTCACAATCGTTCTGAAGAGGCGCACAACAGCGTTCTCCCCACCCTTAGGGGCTGCCTTGGTAGGtctgacaggagaggacaggccACGGAAAGAACCCTGGAGaggaaatggagggagggatggaagaaggAAAGGAGGGCAGGATGGAAGAAGGAAAGGAGGGCGGGTTGgaagaaggaagggagggagggatggaaggagggatggaagaagGAAAGGAGGGCGGGATGGAAGAAGGAAAGGAGGGCGGGATGGAAGAAGGAAAGGAGGGCGGGATGGAAGAAGGAAAGGAGGGCGGGATGGAAGAaggaacggagggagggatggaagaaggaacggagggagggatggaagaaggAAAGGAGGGCGGGATGGAAGAAGGAACGGAGGGCGGGTTGGAAGAaggaacggagggagggatggaagaaggAAAGAAGGGCGGGTTGGAAGAAGGAAAGGAGGGCGGAATGGAAGAAGAAAAGGAGGGCGGGATGGAAGAAGGAAAGGAGGGCGGGATGGAAGAAGGAAAGGAGGGCGGGATGGAAGAACATTATAAAGGCACAGCGGGAATACATATAGCCCAACACAACCTAACAATAAAGTGTGTTCCCTGAACCAGACCAGGCTCTACTCTGCCTCCACTCTCCAGCTTCTGAAAGGTGTTACCATTGGAAACAGCTGGTGGCATATTTCCAAACACCAGGGATGCTGGAGCACATTTTCTGTGGCTGTGGAACGACTTCTTCCACTGGATGGACTACCTGGGGAGCTCTTACATCACAGAGGACCTGAGATAAGCTCTATGAGTCATTCACAGCAGACTCACGTAGGTGTCCACAGATAACGCCCATCCAAAACTCATTCAAACGGAAAATAAGTGGTTAAAAACTAATTGGATGAAGGAAttataaataaatgtataaagTCAGTAAGAAAAAGTTTGGGATATTTTGCCAAATGTGGTAAATATCAACACTAAATGCTGTTGAAGGGGAAGTTAAGTAGAGATCAATACAATTAAGTTGTACTTCAGACAGATACATCTTTAGAGGATTGGATGGGGATGAATGCAAAATTAGCTCTATGTCTCGTTCTCTTGAACTTGAATAAATagcatcccccctctctctcacaataGGCTTCAACATGTACCTTCCAGACGCACACAACTGGGACCTTAATTAAAATTGTGTGATTCTGAAAAGATTCATTGTCATTTTCTCAATAATAACCCTGATTATTCCCAGTTGGCTATTTAGGGGTATGTTTGTGAATAACATCCTTTGATATAGCGAAACCCATTTCTTCCTAAtgagtgcctctctctctgtggtattTTGTGAAGTGAGAGCAAGGGGACCTTTATGCCCCCATTCATGTCAGTAAGTGAAGAGAGTGGAGAGGCTCTCACTGAATCCCTGTGATTATCCCTATGAGAGAACTTTACCAAAATGAGAGGGTAAACTTTCACCCCTGTGCATCTTTCACAATATAATACACTCATTAGGGGTTCCAATTGAATCTCATTCACTGTCTTTTCTGCCCATATATGGgtggatggttggatggatggatgcagaCTCATGCAGACAATGACCTCTGGAAAGAAACACATtgctatagaaaatgtgttgtgTTCTTATGAGCATTATCCTCTCCAATAACTAGGTATCTAACCCGGAGGACCAGAGGTCATTTAGAATCTATCAAACTAAGCGACGCGTTCTATTGGAAGTGGATGATAATATCCAACACATTTATGAATACAGATGACGCTCTGTAGAATAGCCAATAGGTAGCATGGTTGTTGGTTGGTCAGTTCGTTCCCTATGAGCAAAAGATGTTGAAAAGACGTGGAAAATAAGTTGTTTTCAACCCAAAAAGTGCTCGTTGGGTTTGTGCTGGAGCTGTTACAGGTGAATTAACTTCACCGCCTTGTGGTTGTTGTGAAGAACTGATTTGTCTCACAGCCGCGTCTCACACACATCAGAAGTTCCAGTTATGTTCCCACTAAATACAGTTCCAGAGATTGAGCGGCCTGAGAGAAAGAGTTGGGAAGAGAAAGTCAgaaagtggagggagagaagtagagcgagagagacattgAAAGACAGGGGTAAGACAGGCAAGGAGCTAGCAAAAGAGGAATAGACGTGAAGAGAGAGGTGCCTAGTGGGGATTTCAGTGTTGCCACGGGTTTGTCTGTACCTTAAACCCATGCTTTGTCTTCAGATAATGTAACTAGACCATCAATTACACAGTATTGTATGTTACATCATGTTGGCAGCTTGAGAAAACATTCTAAATTGTAGCTGATTCAGAATTTTTTGGAAAGTATTGTTCCGTGGAATTTTTATGACTCTAGGAgttacaggaggttggtggcactttaattggggagaacgggctggtggtaatgactggagtggaatcagtggaatggtatgaaaTACATCAACCACATGGTTTCCAGGAGTAAAAGGTCATTCAAAATGCATCAGTGAATCAGGCAATAGttctgaaaatatatatattttttgttgataaaacttatttttttaaactccTACTTGACCTAATTTTACATTGAGGAATCCTAAATTCTGAATTTAGAATCCGTTTGGATATATTAGTAAAGAGGGATCACAATATTcagttatgaacttcacatgtcCTTTACTGAAACATGTTGCACTGAACGTTGCCAGTATAGGATAGTATTTTCCAACACAAGAAGAGTGTTCAAAGGACAACGGTATTCTGAAGAAAGGAGGGTCCCTTCAGGATAGAGCAGAGCGGGGGATTATTGcgtagggagggaggaagggacggAGGgaatgttctcctctctctgtttgatGTTTGAAGAGTATGAGAGGTAAGTGTGTGTTCCTGGCACGGAGCGCATTGTTATTTGGCCACAAAATCAGACGTCACAAAGTAGCTGTGCTCATTCCACAGcggaaaaaaacaacaataaaaatgcaTCACACTGCCATCCAAATTTCATAAAGCTACAAATCCAGTTTCATCCTCAACATACACGATTGGATTTGCATAACAATGGACGCCCATTTATACGTTCTAAACTCAGCGAGCTGCTCTCATGGCAGCCCAGCCTTCGTAGAGAAAGTTCGGTAACGCTTCGCTTGACACTTCACTATCCCATTAACACGTCAGTGCAGTCGTAATGCAAAAATCTGACAACAGTCATAAATTAGAACTGCAGTCCTGAATGTATTATAGACCAGATTACACCGTCATGTTAATGTCATAGTGACCAAAAGTTTCCTGCAGTGAAGAACAAGGTCACCTAGACCCAGGTAGAGAGAGTATTCAGGACTCATAGGACACCTCATCCCTGAGGATTTAATTACTGTCAAACCTCTCTCCTCGGAGGTGCTGGAGGTCAAACCTGGGAGCCGACTCCTTCAGAAATGGATCACGGTCAATCATTTATTCTGGAATAAATGAAttgtaataatgtattatttACTAAGGAGCAGGAGGATATGTGGGCCACATAGTTATCACTACATCCTATCCTATTGAGACAGTGTGTGAGTTATTGTGGAGACACACAAATCACAAACTGCCCACTGTCAAATAAACAGATCTTAcccatgcagttgaagtcggaagtttacatacacttaggttggagtcattaaaacttgtttttcaacctctccacaagtttcttgttaacaaactatagttttggaaagttggttaggacatctactttgtgcatgacacaagtaatttttccaacaattttttacagacagattatttcacttataattcactgtattacaattccagtgggtcagaagtttacatacactaggtggactgtgcctttaaacagcttggaaaattcc of the Oncorhynchus clarkii lewisi isolate Uvic-CL-2024 chromosome 3, UVic_Ocla_1.0, whole genome shotgun sequence genome contains:
- the LOC139394513 gene encoding myelin basic protein-like isoform X2, whose product is MATASSSGLSSLGRKKKAPGLMDQIGNFFGGDKKRKSKGSFRGLSSPVRPTKAAPKGGENAVVRLFRTIVSPAPPKSRKSTGSAKAKKAGAGDSGTLSKIFKMGASRTGSLTKK
- the LOC139394513 gene encoding myelin basic protein-like isoform X1; this translates as MATASSSGLSSLGRKKKAPGLMDQIGNFFGGDKKRKSKGSFRGLSSPVRPTKAAPKGGENAVVRLFRTIVSPAPPKSRWTAMTAKLGQKSTGSAKAKKAGAGDSGTLSKIFKMGASRTGSLTKK